In Paucidesulfovibrio longus DSM 6739, a genomic segment contains:
- a CDS encoding histone deacetylase family protein, producing the protein MRKAERSLGVVLFPAFDWAISPTHPEREERLLYTQDQLHEEGLFDVEGVREYKPDVATREDVERTHFCFPDVDAVTTRSHLVSAGGAIRAARLVMDKEAERAFALVRPPGHHAMKCVRGARGFCNVNIEAIMVEWLREHYGVRRVAIVDTDCHHGDGTQDIYWHDPDVLFISLHQDGRTIFPGTGFPIESGGPTARGRTINIPLPPGTGDQGVLTVMRELVLPLLAEFQPELVINSAGQDNHYTDPITDMKVSAQGYAELNALLNPDIAVLEGGYAIQGALPYVNLGICLAMAGMDYSALREPDYHAEALRQDERITAYVEELCRQMPRVYHDPPAAPENPRNGMREGDWWMRNKSIFYDTGGFQETQKEGLHLCGNCRGLLKIESQVDSLRCLGVEIPHGACTACQNLGHSIVEESQLKSAFRYVQLIDRVNKEYSRYGF; encoded by the coding sequence ATGCGCAAGGCGGAACGATCCCTCGGCGTGGTGCTCTTCCCCGCGTTCGACTGGGCCATCTCCCCGACCCACCCGGAACGGGAGGAGCGGCTGCTCTACACCCAGGACCAGCTCCACGAGGAAGGCCTCTTCGACGTGGAGGGAGTGCGCGAATACAAGCCGGACGTGGCCACGCGCGAAGACGTGGAACGCACGCATTTCTGTTTCCCGGACGTGGACGCCGTGACCACGCGCTCGCATCTCGTGTCCGCGGGCGGGGCCATCCGCGCGGCCCGGCTGGTCATGGACAAGGAAGCCGAGCGCGCCTTCGCCCTGGTCCGGCCGCCCGGCCACCACGCCATGAAGTGCGTGCGCGGCGCGCGCGGCTTCTGCAACGTGAACATCGAGGCCATCATGGTCGAGTGGCTGCGCGAGCATTACGGCGTGCGGCGCGTGGCCATCGTGGACACGGACTGCCACCACGGGGACGGCACCCAGGACATCTACTGGCACGACCCGGACGTGCTCTTCATCTCCCTGCACCAGGACGGCCGGACCATCTTTCCGGGCACGGGCTTTCCCATCGAGTCCGGCGGGCCCACGGCCAGGGGCCGGACCATCAACATCCCCCTGCCGCCGGGCACGGGCGACCAGGGCGTGCTCACGGTCATGCGCGAGCTGGTCCTGCCGCTGCTGGCCGAGTTCCAGCCGGAACTGGTCATCAACTCCGCCGGGCAGGACAACCACTACACCGATCCCATCACGGACATGAAGGTTTCGGCCCAGGGCTACGCCGAGCTGAACGCCCTGCTCAACCCGGACATCGCCGTGCTTGAGGGCGGTTACGCCATCCAGGGCGCGCTGCCCTACGTCAACCTCGGCATCTGCCTGGCCATGGCCGGCATGGACTACAGCGCCCTGCGCGAGCCGGACTACCACGCGGAAGCCCTGCGCCAGGACGAGCGCATCACGGCCTACGTGGAGGAGCTTTGCCGCCAGATGCCCCGCGTGTATCACGACCCGCCCGCCGCGCCGGAAAATCCCCGGAACGGCATGCGCGAAGGGGATTGGTGGATGCGCAACAAATCCATCTTCTACGATACCGGGGGGTTCCAGGAGACGCAAAAGGAAGGGCTGCACCTTTGCGGCAATTGCCGGGGGCTGCTCAAGATCGAGTCCCAGGTGGACTCGCTGCGCTGCCTGGGCGTGGAGATTCCGCACGGAGCCTGCACGGCCTGCCAGAACCTCGGCCATTCCATTGTCGAGGAATCCCAGCTCAAGAGCGCCTTCCGCTACGTGCAGCTCATCGACCGCGTGAACAAGGAATATTCTCGTTACGGCTTCTAG
- a CDS encoding DinB family protein — protein MDAFRLYLGHHYSATARLIESARKALPLLHRPIDCAHGSLFGLLAHIVGADKLWSLRCREGVSLDHLPGEADFDDLDALHAALKEQEQAMTAFLLVISRADLARTITYRSTEGKKHADPLDGLLLHMADHGTRHRAEFVAFMRLLGHPLPDDDFITYLREQRI, from the coding sequence ATGGACGCATTCCGGCTTTACCTCGGCCACCATTACAGCGCCACGGCCCGGCTGATCGAGTCGGCCCGCAAGGCGCTGCCGTTGCTGCATCGGCCCATCGACTGCGCCCACGGCAGCCTGTTCGGCCTGCTGGCCCACATCGTGGGCGCGGACAAGCTCTGGAGCCTGCGCTGCCGCGAGGGCGTCTCCCTCGACCATCTGCCCGGAGAGGCCGACTTCGACGATCTGGACGCGCTGCACGCCGCGCTCAAGGAGCAGGAACAGGCCATGACCGCGTTCCTGCTCGTCATCTCCCGCGCGGACCTCGCCCGCACCATCACCTACCGCAGCACCGAAGGCAAAAAGCACGCCGACCCCCTGGACGGGCTGCTCCTGCACATGGCCGACCACGGCACGCGCCACAGGGCGGAATTCGTCGCCTTCATGCGCCTGCTCGGCCACCCCCTGCCGGACGACGACTTCATAACGTATCTTCGCGAGCAGCGGATCTGA
- the htpG gene encoding molecular chaperone HtpG, whose amino-acid sequence MASKDTFEFKAEIRQLLDILVHSLYTNKEIFLRELVSNASDALDKYRHSTGHSAEASEEGPDLEIRIRPDKDAKTLTIEDTGVGMTRDEIIANIGTIAHSGSATFMRELAEAKDKSENAVADLIGRFGVGFYSVYMVADEVRLTTRSHTGGPALVWTSDGKGSYEIEEAGDDAPARGTRIEIRLKPDLADQFTDPATLKRIIKTHSNFVRYPIFVDEDRVNTVSALWREPKFQIKPEQYNEFYTFLTYDQAEPLSVVHQSVDAPVQFNALVFIPATGNGFLPLERDNWGLDLYVRRVLIQRQNKELLPEYLSFVKGVVDTEDLPLNISRETLQDNLLLGKIRSTLTKHVLGELEKLAKENEEKYFLFWDAHSEIFKGGYQDFGNRDRFAGLVRFNSSVHEDHLELTGLDGYIERAKEGQKEIYYLYGPSREACKLSPHAEIFRKKGVEVLYLYEPIDEFIMDAVREYKEFKLVSAEHADSAQLDKFEDAEAESKAERLTADQEAALPGVLGRIKDALGDRVTDVRASKRLSDSPVCLVNPDGHVTSSMDKIMRVMTKDTSIPKKALEVNPDHALVRNLIEIYKKDRKDPFIAQAAEQLYESALLLEGYLSDPHALVGRIQTLLTDASGWYEQSKGKVED is encoded by the coding sequence ATGGCATCCAAGGACACTTTCGAGTTCAAAGCCGAAATACGACAGCTTTTGGACATCCTCGTCCACTCGCTCTACACCAACAAGGAAATCTTCCTGCGCGAACTGGTTTCTAACGCGTCCGACGCCCTGGACAAATACCGCCACTCCACGGGCCACTCCGCCGAAGCCTCGGAAGAAGGCCCCGATCTTGAAATCCGCATCCGTCCGGACAAGGACGCCAAGACCCTGACCATCGAAGACACGGGCGTGGGCATGACCCGCGACGAGATCATCGCCAACATCGGCACCATCGCCCATTCCGGCTCGGCCACCTTCATGCGGGAGCTGGCCGAGGCCAAGGACAAGAGCGAAAACGCCGTGGCCGACCTCATCGGCCGCTTCGGCGTGGGCTTCTACTCCGTCTACATGGTCGCGGACGAGGTCCGGCTGACCACCCGCTCTCACACCGGCGGCCCGGCCCTGGTCTGGACCTCGGACGGCAAAGGCTCCTACGAGATCGAGGAGGCCGGGGACGACGCGCCCGCGCGCGGAACCCGCATCGAAATCCGGCTCAAGCCCGACCTGGCCGACCAGTTCACGGACCCGGCCACGCTCAAGCGCATCATCAAGACCCACTCCAACTTCGTGCGCTACCCCATCTTCGTGGACGAGGACCGGGTCAACACCGTGTCCGCGCTCTGGCGCGAACCCAAGTTCCAGATCAAGCCGGAACAATACAACGAATTCTACACCTTCCTGACCTACGACCAGGCCGAGCCGCTCAGCGTGGTCCACCAGTCCGTGGACGCGCCCGTGCAGTTCAACGCCCTGGTCTTCATCCCGGCCACGGGCAACGGCTTCCTGCCCCTGGAGCGCGACAACTGGGGCCTGGACCTCTACGTGCGCCGCGTGCTCATCCAGCGCCAGAACAAGGAGCTGCTCCCGGAATACCTCAGCTTCGTCAAGGGCGTCGTGGACACCGAAGACCTGCCCCTGAACATCTCCCGCGAGACGCTCCAGGACAACCTGCTCCTCGGCAAGATCCGCTCGACCCTGACCAAGCACGTTCTCGGCGAGCTGGAAAAGCTGGCCAAGGAAAACGAGGAGAAATACTTCCTCTTCTGGGACGCGCACAGCGAAATCTTCAAGGGCGGGTATCAGGACTTCGGCAACCGCGACCGCTTCGCCGGACTCGTGCGCTTCAACTCCTCCGTGCATGAGGACCACCTGGAGCTGACCGGGCTGGACGGCTACATCGAGCGGGCCAAGGAAGGCCAGAAGGAAATCTACTACCTCTACGGCCCCAGCCGCGAGGCCTGCAAGCTCTCGCCCCACGCGGAAATCTTCCGCAAAAAGGGCGTTGAGGTGCTCTACCTATACGAGCCCATCGACGAATTCATCATGGACGCCGTGCGGGAGTACAAGGAGTTCAAGCTGGTTTCCGCCGAGCACGCGGACTCGGCCCAGCTCGACAAGTTCGAGGACGCCGAAGCCGAAAGCAAGGCCGAGCGCCTCACCGCCGACCAGGAGGCCGCCCTGCCCGGCGTGCTGGGCCGCATCAAGGACGCCCTGGGCGACCGCGTCACGGACGTGCGCGCCTCCAAGCGCCTCTCGGACAGCCCGGTCTGCCTCGTGAATCCGGACGGCCACGTGACCAGCTCCATGGACAAGATCATGCGCGTGATGACCAAGGACACCTCCATCCCCAAAAAGGCCCTGGAAGTGAACCCGGACCACGCGCTCGTGCGCAACCTCATCGAGATCTACAAGAAGGACCGCAAGGATCCCTTCATCGCCCAGGCCGCCGAGCAGCTCTACGAGTCCGCCCTGCTGCTCGAGGGCTACCTCAGCGACCCGCACGCCCTGGTGGGCCGCATCCAGACCCTGCTCACCGACGCCAGCGGCTGGTACGAGCAGAGCAAGGGCAAGGTCGAGGACTGA
- a CDS encoding MerR family transcriptional regulator, whose product MTTKKLLSVAEISRQLDVPESTVHYWKNRFAQYLPSVGQNRQKRFKPEAVEVFAVIARMLKEGHTAKDVMDQLAATCAITPQAAEYPGGPEHLVAAQAPALPGLGPEQVMQIAQAVGQEIGRSLSEALRALPRTQGDDDPGNGRHDPNQTEEDMLMVRTELDRTCALVEGQHEELSELRQENEVLRAKLEVMEAEMVRLRKDRRELEKYLLDKIRKVTT is encoded by the coding sequence GTGACGACCAAAAAGCTCCTTTCCGTGGCCGAAATTTCGCGGCAGCTCGACGTGCCCGAATCCACCGTGCACTACTGGAAGAACCGTTTCGCCCAGTATCTGCCGAGCGTGGGCCAGAACCGTCAGAAGCGCTTCAAGCCGGAAGCCGTGGAGGTCTTCGCGGTCATCGCCCGGATGCTCAAGGAAGGACACACCGCCAAGGACGTCATGGACCAGCTGGCCGCCACCTGCGCCATCACCCCCCAGGCCGCCGAGTATCCCGGCGGCCCGGAACACCTCGTCGCGGCGCAGGCTCCCGCGCTTCCCGGCCTCGGACCGGAGCAGGTCATGCAGATCGCCCAGGCCGTGGGCCAGGAGATCGGACGCTCCCTGAGCGAGGCCCTGCGCGCGCTGCCCCGCACCCAGGGCGACGACGACCCCGGCAACGGACGCCACGACCCCAACCAGACCGAAGAAGACATGCTCATGGTCCGCACCGAGCTGGACCGCACCTGCGCCCTGGTCGAGGGCCAGCACGAGGAGCTGAGCGAGCTGCGCCAGGAAAACGAAGTCCTGCGGGCCAAGCTGGAGGTCATGGAGGCCGAGATGGTCCGGCTGCGCAAGGATCGCCGCGAACTGGAGAAGTATCTTCTTGACAAGATACGGAAAGTGACTACCTGA
- a CDS encoding MauE/DoxX family redox-associated membrane protein: MEKSPFMDVVLHPRLDAALRLCLAGVFLYAALGKLADPHAFAQIIGGYGLAPRPALLPLAVLLPALEIAAALGLLLNLRGALSLYAGLLLLFIFVLGYGIWLGLDVDCGCYGPGDPEGEAYHGLWSAIARDALLLAACGYIHVRRKATGSGPRPWPLRRSEGKTIILEGERNA, encoded by the coding sequence ATGGAAAAAAGCCCTTTCATGGACGTGGTCCTGCATCCCCGGCTGGATGCGGCGCTGCGGCTTTGCCTTGCGGGGGTGTTTCTCTACGCGGCGCTGGGCAAACTTGCCGATCCGCATGCTTTCGCACAGATCATCGGCGGCTACGGCCTGGCTCCGCGCCCGGCGCTGCTGCCGCTGGCCGTGCTCCTGCCCGCGCTGGAAATCGCGGCGGCCCTGGGGCTGCTGCTGAACCTGCGCGGCGCCCTTTCGCTCTATGCGGGGCTTTTGCTCCTGTTCATCTTCGTGCTGGGATACGGCATCTGGCTCGGGCTGGATGTGGATTGCGGCTGTTACGGTCCCGGCGATCCTGAAGGCGAGGCCTATCACGGCCTTTGGAGCGCCATTGCGCGGGACGCGCTGCTCCTGGCCGCCTGTGGCTACATTCATGTCCGGAGGAAGGCGACGGGCTCCGGCCCCCGCCCCTGGCCCCTGCGCCGCAGCGAGGGCAAAACGATCATTCTGGAGGGAGAGAGGAATGCGTAA
- a CDS encoding rhodanese-like domain-containing protein yields MRKVCFAAAVSAVLLLGLALVGCGGADKFKQEVEKEAGAIKLVHEVQRGGYDVIGTEELKALIDNKQDMLIVDTMPYEDSYKKEHVPGAVQFLFPIPDMTEWNSEETAGKSVEDYEALLGPDKDKLIVVYCGFVKCTRSHNGAAWAVKLGYKNVKRYPGGIFAWKGAGYTAESAK; encoded by the coding sequence ATGCGTAAGGTATGTTTTGCCGCTGCCGTGTCGGCGGTGCTGCTGCTTGGGCTGGCGCTCGTCGGTTGCGGCGGCGCGGACAAGTTCAAGCAGGAAGTGGAGAAGGAAGCGGGGGCCATCAAGCTCGTGCACGAAGTGCAGCGCGGCGGCTACGACGTCATCGGCACCGAGGAACTCAAGGCCCTGATCGACAATAAGCAGGACATGCTCATCGTGGACACCATGCCCTACGAGGACAGCTACAAGAAGGAGCACGTGCCGGGCGCGGTGCAGTTCCTGTTCCCCATTCCCGACATGACCGAGTGGAACAGCGAGGAAACCGCCGGAAAGAGCGTCGAGGACTACGAGGCCCTGCTCGGACCGGACAAGGACAAGCTCATCGTGGTCTACTGCGGTTTCGTGAAGTGCACGCGCAGCCACAACGGCGCGGCCTGGGCCGTGAAGCTCGGTTACAAAAACGTCAAGCGTTACCCCGGCGGCATTTTTGCCTGGAAGGGCGCGGGGTATACCGCGGAGAGCGCGAAGTAG
- a CDS encoding Lrp/AsnC family transcriptional regulator, whose translation MKKAPDQLDMKIVSALSDDGQMPAGQVAERLGVTAPTVRSRLRGLLSSSMLRVVGVVDPYRMGGMTVALVGVTLQSHSQLGEKLDQIAALEGVSWTAVVTGRYDIIVEVILTEEIGDLYRFLDEDLSRVGGIASSESFVIMKARRKWTYLPKKFRRLFAGGIRPTAAQDERSA comes from the coding sequence ATGAAGAAAGCACCGGATCAGCTGGACATGAAGATCGTCTCGGCGCTGTCGGACGACGGGCAGATGCCCGCCGGACAGGTGGCCGAGCGACTCGGCGTGACCGCGCCCACAGTGCGTTCCCGCCTGCGCGGGCTGCTTTCGTCGAGCATGCTGCGCGTGGTCGGCGTGGTGGACCCCTACCGCATGGGCGGCATGACCGTGGCCCTGGTGGGCGTGACGTTGCAGAGCCATTCCCAGCTGGGCGAAAAGCTCGACCAGATCGCCGCGCTGGAAGGGGTCAGCTGGACCGCCGTGGTCACGGGCCGCTACGACATCATCGTGGAAGTCATCCTCACCGAGGAGATCGGCGACCTCTATCGTTTCCTGGATGAAGACCTCTCCCGCGTGGGAGGCATCGCCTCAAGCGAATCGTTTGTGATCATGAAGGCGCGTCGCAAATGGACCTACCTGCCCAAGAAATTCCGGCGGCTGTTCGCCGGCGGGATCAGGCCCACGGCCGCACAAGACGAAAGGAGCGCGTAA
- the ald gene encoding alanine dehydrogenase, producing MVIGIPKEIKKMENRVAMTPGAVQTLVRQGHKVLVEAGAGLGSGCTDEQYEVAGAELVSAAEAWGAEMVIKVKEPVDTEYGFLRDDLLLFTYLHLAPNRPLTDALLASGTTAVAYETVKGRDGSLPLLTPMSEVAGRMATQVGAHFLEKAQGGRGVLLGGVPGVNPGMVLVLGGGVVGANATRIAVGMGARVTVMDVSHARLQYLDDIYKGRVVTMSSNEPNIREAVKQADLVVGSVLIPGAKAPHLVTRDMLSTMKEGSVIVDVAVDQGGCVETIHATTHDAPTYEVDGVVHYGVANMPGAVPRTSTFALVNQTLPYAMRLAAKGIDALRDDAGLALGLNTFKKQLTCPAVGEAFGLGSLTPEQALA from the coding sequence ATGGTTATCGGTATTCCCAAGGAAATCAAGAAGATGGAAAACCGGGTGGCCATGACCCCCGGCGCGGTGCAGACCCTGGTCCGCCAGGGCCACAAGGTTCTCGTGGAAGCCGGAGCCGGTCTCGGCAGCGGCTGCACGGACGAGCAGTACGAGGTCGCCGGAGCCGAGCTGGTTTCCGCCGCCGAAGCCTGGGGCGCGGAAATGGTCATCAAGGTCAAGGAGCCGGTGGACACCGAGTACGGCTTCCTGCGGGACGATCTGCTGCTCTTCACTTACCTGCATCTCGCTCCGAACCGTCCGCTCACCGACGCGCTGCTCGCCTCCGGGACCACTGCCGTGGCCTACGAGACGGTCAAGGGCCGCGACGGCTCCCTGCCCCTGCTGACGCCCATGAGCGAAGTGGCCGGACGCATGGCCACCCAGGTCGGCGCGCACTTTCTGGAAAAGGCCCAGGGCGGCCGCGGCGTGCTGCTCGGCGGCGTGCCGGGCGTGAACCCCGGCATGGTCCTGGTGCTCGGCGGCGGCGTTGTCGGCGCCAACGCCACCCGCATCGCCGTGGGCATGGGCGCCCGCGTGACGGTCATGGACGTGAGCCATGCCCGCCTGCAATATCTCGACGACATCTACAAGGGCCGCGTGGTGACCATGAGCTCCAACGAGCCGAACATCCGCGAAGCCGTGAAGCAGGCCGACCTGGTCGTGGGCTCCGTGCTCATCCCCGGCGCCAAGGCGCCGCACCTCGTCACCCGCGACATGCTCTCCACCATGAAGGAAGGCTCCGTCATCGTGGACGTGGCCGTGGACCAGGGCGGCTGCGTGGAAACCATTCACGCCACCACCCACGACGCCCCGACCTACGAGGTTGACGGCGTGGTCCACTATGGCGTAGCGAACATGCCGGGCGCGGTGCCCCGCACCTCGACCTTCGCCCTTGTGAACCAGACCCTGCCGTACGCCATGCGCCTTGCGGCCAAGGGAATCGACGCCCTGCGCGACGATGCGGGTCTGGCTCTCGGCCTGAATACCTTCAAGAAGCAGTTGACCTGTCCCGCCGTGGGCGAAGCCTTCGGCCTGGGCAGTTTGACGCCGGAACAGGCATTGGCTTAA
- a CDS encoding MucR family transcriptional regulator yields the protein MEDHLKEALEIVRAQASVRTMTEDEITSMVQNLATGIRAIMDGGVIASAETQDAPVDPKKAIREKSIICLESGKAFKVLTKRHLAKFGLTPDEYREKWGYPKKTPLVCKSLQRERRKKMKEMKLWERRTKK from the coding sequence ATGGAAGATCACCTGAAGGAAGCATTGGAGATCGTCCGAGCCCAGGCCAGCGTCCGCACCATGACCGAGGATGAAATCACCTCCATGGTTCAGAACCTCGCCACGGGCATCCGTGCCATCATGGACGGCGGCGTCATCGCCAGCGCGGAAACCCAGGACGCTCCCGTGGATCCCAAGAAAGCCATCCGGGAAAAGAGCATCATCTGCCTCGAATCCGGCAAGGCTTTCAAGGTGCTGACCAAGCGCCATCTGGCCAAGTTCGGCCTGACCCCGGACGAGTACCGCGAAAAGTGGGGCTACCCCAAGAAGACGCCGCTGGTCTGCAAGAGCCTGCAACGCGAGCGCCGCAAGAAGATGAAGGAAATGAAGCTCTGGGAGCGCCGGACCAAGAAGTAG
- the moaA gene encoding GTP 3',8-cyclase MoaA has protein sequence MLADRRGRRISYLRISVTDRCNLRCRYCTGGIKKFISHDDILRYEELHGIIDTALDLGVSKVRLTGGEPFMRLGFPDFVRAVLARHPGIDLRVTTNATLLAPHLDSLRQAGLRRLNISLDTLDRERFAEITGRDLFDEVHGSILRALELGYDVKINAVGLRGINDDELPAFLELASEQPIDVRYIEFMPMGGCGRWGPDAVWPSEAILQRAMKIAPLEEVQDTDPTRGPARVYRIKGGKGRLGLISPLSGHICSICNRLRLTSDGRLRTCLFSDKEYRLRPILRHPKLGLPFAAEVMRRATLDKPIGEELLRARRETELVCSKGMLSIGG, from the coding sequence GTGCTCGCGGACCGGCGGGGACGCCGCATCAGCTATCTGCGCATTTCAGTCACGGACCGCTGCAACCTGCGGTGCCGCTACTGCACGGGCGGGATCAAGAAATTCATCTCGCACGACGACATCCTGCGCTACGAAGAGCTTCACGGCATCATCGACACCGCCCTGGACCTGGGCGTGTCCAAGGTCCGGCTCACAGGCGGCGAGCCGTTCATGCGCCTGGGCTTTCCGGACTTCGTGCGCGCGGTGCTGGCCCGGCATCCCGGCATCGACCTGCGCGTGACCACCAACGCCACGCTGCTGGCCCCCCACCTGGATAGCCTGCGCCAGGCGGGCCTGAGGCGCCTGAACATCTCCCTGGACACGCTCGACCGCGAGCGCTTCGCCGAGATCACGGGCCGCGATCTCTTCGACGAGGTGCACGGCTCCATCCTGCGCGCCCTGGAACTGGGCTACGACGTCAAGATCAACGCCGTGGGCCTGCGCGGCATCAACGACGACGAACTGCCCGCCTTCCTCGAACTTGCGAGCGAACAGCCCATCGACGTGCGCTACATCGAGTTCATGCCCATGGGCGGCTGCGGCCGCTGGGGACCGGATGCGGTCTGGCCCTCCGAGGCCATTTTGCAGCGGGCCATGAAGATCGCGCCCCTGGAAGAAGTCCAGGACACCGATCCCACGCGCGGCCCGGCCAGGGTCTATCGGATCAAGGGCGGCAAGGGACGACTGGGACTGATTTCCCCCCTTTCCGGACACATCTGCTCGATCTGCAACCGGCTGCGCCTGACCTCGGACGGTCGCCTGCGCACCTGCCTGTTCTCGGACAAGGAATACCGCCTGCGCCCCATCCTGCGGCACCCGAAGCTGGGCTTGCCCTTCGCGGCCGAGGTCATGCGCCGGGCCACCCTGGACAAGCCCATCGGCGAGGAGCTTCTGCGCGCACGCCGCGAGACGGAACTCGTCTGTTCCAAGGGCATGCTCAGCATCGGCGGGTAG
- the purE gene encoding 5-(carboxyamino)imidazole ribonucleotide mutase, which yields MPQVAIFMGSASDEEKMRPCAEVLDTLGVSYRFTITSAHRTPERTAKLVSELEKGGCQIFICGAGLAAHLAGAVAAKTIRPVLGVPLTASPLGGMDALLATVQMPPGFPVGTLALDKVGARNAAWLAAQILALHDDDLAARLRAKRQGFIEAVEQAAAELEG from the coding sequence ATGCCGCAAGTCGCCATTTTCATGGGCAGCGCGTCGGACGAGGAAAAGATGCGCCCCTGCGCCGAAGTGCTCGACACCCTCGGCGTGAGCTACCGCTTCACCATCACCTCTGCCCACCGCACCCCGGAACGCACCGCCAAGCTCGTATCCGAGCTGGAAAAGGGCGGCTGCCAGATCTTCATCTGCGGGGCCGGACTGGCCGCGCACCTGGCCGGAGCCGTGGCCGCCAAGACCATCCGTCCCGTGCTGGGCGTGCCCCTGACCGCGTCGCCCCTGGGCGGCATGGACGCGCTCCTGGCCACGGTGCAGATGCCGCCGGGCTTCCCCGTGGGCACCCTGGCCCTGGACAAGGTCGGCGCGCGCAACGCGGCTTGGCTGGCCGCGCAGATCCTGGCCCTGCACGACGACGACCTGGCCGCGCGCCTGCGGGCCAAGCGCCAGGGCTTCATCGAGGCCGTGGAGCAGGCCGCAGCCGAGCTGGAAGGCTAG
- the purD gene encoding phosphoribosylamine--glycine ligase yields the protein MKILVVGSGGREHAICWKLRQSPRVSEIYCAPGNGGTAAEGVNVPIKDDDIPALISFAKDKKIDLVVAGPELPLVLGLADALAREKIPCFGPNAYAANLEGSKAFSKTVMRESGVPTAPFRIFDEFELARDFVREKGAPIVIKADGLAAGKGVVVARTVDEAVEALEDMMVRKSFGSAGDRVVVEETLAGEEASFLAFCDGRHYAVLPSSQDHKAVGEGDTGPNTGGMGAYSPAPILPREKFEETAELAIRPILRHMAEKGQPYKGVLYAGLMYTADGPQVLEYNVRFGDPECQPLLMRLDGDLLEIMLACIEGRLSEVRVKARPEAALGVVMAAEGYPRSYPKGMEITGIADAESEPDVKVFQAGTRTGTGDQEGKTLTSGGRVLCVTALGEDLAEAKKRAYEAVAKVRFDKCHFRRDIGDKGLKRLK from the coding sequence ATGAAGATACTTGTGGTCGGCTCGGGCGGACGCGAACACGCGATCTGCTGGAAGCTGCGTCAAAGTCCCCGCGTCAGCGAGATCTACTGCGCGCCGGGCAACGGCGGCACCGCCGCCGAGGGCGTGAACGTGCCCATCAAGGACGACGACATTCCCGCCCTGATCTCCTTTGCCAAGGACAAGAAAATCGACCTCGTGGTGGCCGGACCGGAACTGCCCCTGGTGCTCGGCCTGGCCGACGCCCTGGCCCGCGAGAAGATCCCCTGCTTCGGCCCCAATGCCTACGCCGCCAACCTGGAAGGCTCCAAGGCGTTTTCCAAGACCGTGATGCGCGAATCCGGCGTGCCCACGGCCCCGTTCCGCATCTTCGACGAATTCGAGCTGGCCCGCGACTTCGTGCGCGAAAAGGGCGCGCCCATCGTGATCAAGGCCGACGGCCTGGCCGCGGGCAAGGGCGTGGTCGTGGCCCGGACCGTGGACGAGGCCGTGGAGGCCCTGGAAGACATGATGGTCCGCAAGTCCTTCGGCTCCGCGGGCGACCGCGTGGTGGTCGAGGAGACCCTCGCGGGCGAGGAGGCCTCGTTCCTGGCCTTCTGCGACGGCCGGCACTACGCCGTGCTGCCTTCCTCCCAGGACCACAAGGCCGTGGGCGAGGGCGATACCGGCCCGAACACCGGCGGCATGGGCGCCTACAGCCCGGCCCCGATCCTGCCCCGCGAAAAGTTCGAGGAAACAGCCGAGCTGGCCATCCGGCCCATCCTGCGGCACATGGCCGAAAAGGGACAGCCCTACAAGGGCGTGCTCTACGCCGGACTGATGTACACGGCGGACGGCCCCCAGGTGCTCGAATACAACGTCCGCTTCGGCGACCCGGAATGCCAGCCCCTGCTGATGCGCCTGGACGGCGACCTGCTGGAGATCATGCTCGCCTGCATCGAGGGACGCCTGTCCGAGGTCCGGGTCAAGGCCCGGCCCGAAGCCGCGCTCGGAGTGGTCATGGCCGCCGAGGGCTACCCCAGAAGCTACCCCAAGGGCATGGAAATCACGGGCATCGCCGATGCCGAGTCCGAACCGGACGTGAAGGTCTTCCAGGCGGGCACCCGCACGGGAACCGGGGACCAGGAGGGCAAGACCCTGACCTCCGGTGGGCGCGTGCTCTGCGTCACGGCCCTGGGCGAGGATCTTGCCGAGGCCAAGAAGCGCGCTTACGAGGCCGTGGCCAAGGTGCGTTTCGACAAATGCCATTTCCGCCGTGACATCGGGGACAAAGGCCTGAAAAGGCTCAAGTAG